Within the Terriglobales bacterium genome, the region CACGAACTTCTTGATGGCTTCGATGGTGGGCAATTCCACCGGCATGTGCAGCGGCACCCGCCGTCGCCGGAAGGTCTCCAGCACCTTGTTGCGATAGGGGGATGGTACGTTGTGGGCCACGAAGTATTCCGCCCCGAGCTGGCGCACGCTGACTTGCCGCGCTCCGGCCAGCGGGTGGTTCCGCGGCACCACGAATGCCAGCTCGTCGCGATAGACGACGATCGAACGCAGCAGCGGATCTTCCGGCCGGAAACTGAGCACGCCCAGCTCTGCGTTGTGGCTCAGCAACTCTCCCTGGAGACGGCTGGCCAGGGACCGCTGGATGGTGATCTTCACCAGCGGATGGAGGCGGCGAAACTCGTTCAGCACCGGCAGCAGGTAAAGGCAGGTGAACTCGTTGGCCGCGATGGAGAGCTTTCCCGCCTGCAACTCGCGCAACTCATCCAGGGCAAGCAGGGCTTCGCTGCGCGTGTTGAGCAGCCGCTGCGCGTAGTCGAGCAGCACCTGCCCGGCATCGGTCAGGATGCCTTCCCGCGAGGAGCGGTCGAAGAGCGGCTCCCCGACCTCGTCCTCCAGCTTGCGCACGGTCTGGCTGATCGCCGGCTGGGTGCGGAAAAGCTTCTTGGCAGCGCGCGAGAAGCTGCCCTCGCGGGCCACCGCCAGGAACGTCTCCAACTGGAAAAGGTCCATCGCTCACCTGCGCGCTGCGCGGTGCCCTCAAAAAAACGATTTATAGCATAAAAAATATTTATGGTCAGCAAATAACTATAAACTTGTGTTATCTCGTCCAGCGACTATCCTCGACTGTTACGGCCTTTCGGCCGGGGAGGAGGAGTTGCCGTGGAACGGATCACGATCTTCGACACCACATTGCGCGATGGCGAACAGTCGCCCGGGTGCAGCATGAACCTGCGGGAGAAACTCTCCCTGGCCCGGCAACTGGAGCTCCTGGGCGTGGACGTGATCGAGGCCGGCTTCCCCATCGCTTCCGACGGCGACTTTGAAGCGGTGCAGGCGGTGGCCCGCGAGGTCCGCGGCCCGCGAGTAGCCGGCCTGGCACGCGCCATCCGCGGCGATATCGAGCGCGCCTGGGAGTCGGTACGACACGCCGCCCGTCCTCGCATCCACGTCTTCCTCGCCACCTCTGACATCCATCTCCATTACAAACTGCGGATCAGTCGCGAGCAGTGCCTGCAGCAGGCCGCCGAGTCGGTGGCTTTCGCCCGTTCGCTGTGCGACGACGTCGAGTTCTCGCCCGAGGACGCCTCTCGCACCGAACTCGAGTTCCTTTGCGCCGTGGCCGAAGCGGTTGCCGCCGCCGGCGCCGGCACATTCAATGTCCCGGACACGGTCGGCTATACGGTGCCGCACGAGATGTCGCGCATCATCGGCCGGGTGCGCCAGCGGGCCGGAGGCATGACCATCTCCGTCCACTGCCACAACGATCTGGGGCTGGCGGTCGCCAATTCTCTCGCCGCCATCGAAGCCGGGGCACGCCAGGTG harbors:
- a CDS encoding LysR family transcriptional regulator; its protein translation is MDLFQLETFLAVAREGSFSRAAKKLFRTQPAISQTVRKLEDEVGEPLFDRSSREGILTDAGQVLLDYAQRLLNTRSEALLALDELRELQAGKLSIAANEFTCLYLLPVLNEFRRLHPLVKITIQRSLASRLQGELLSHNAELGVLSFRPEDPLLRSIVVYRDELAFVVPRNHPLAGARQVSVRQLGAEYFVAHNVPSPYRNKVLETFRRRRVPLHMPVELPTIEAIKKFVAAGNGVALIPLICVEPELARGELVRVPARELRFDRKLRLVYRRHSSLSHAAQAFLKVAESFASHRKERYLFQPER
- a CDS encoding 2-isopropylmalate synthase, which produces MERITIFDTTLRDGEQSPGCSMNLREKLSLARQLELLGVDVIEAGFPIASDGDFEAVQAVAREVRGPRVAGLARAIRGDIERAWESVRHAARPRIHVFLATSDIHLHYKLRISREQCLQQAAESVAFARSLCDDVEFSPEDASRTELEFLCAVAEAVAAAGAGTFNVPDTVGYTVPHEMSRIIGRVRQRAGGMTISVHCHNDLGLAVANSLAAIEAGARQVECTINGIGERAGNASLEELVMALSVRRDAMPFTTGVRTEQLYPTSQLLTEITGVAVQPNKAIVGRNAFAHEAGIHQDGVIKNPLTYEIMTPQSVGVPDSKLVLGKHSGRHALGLRCAQLGYEFSRRDLDRVYKRFIALADRIKTVEDRHLLAIIREEMPAAPGSAARGLAGATGAPGVA